Part of the Emys orbicularis isolate rEmyOrb1 chromosome 10, rEmyOrb1.hap1, whole genome shotgun sequence genome is shown below.
caGCCAGGGGGTGTTTTTCACTGGGCCCGAGTCACACAGCCCTGCTGGCCTGGGGCCCCCCGTTCCAGTCACACAGGCCGACCCAAGCACCAGCAGACAGGGACAACCTCTGCCCACTTGACCCAGTGTCCTGGGGGCAACAGGCCGTGTGCGCAGTTGTGGCCACAAGTTGTGAACAGTGCTACGGCACATCCAGATACCCAGCACACGCCCCTCTCCTTAGAGCTGTCGTTGAGATTGAGCCCCAGGACTTTCCCCACCACTAACAGCTCACGTCTGGGGCCTGCCCAGGCTCCCAGGGTCTGTTTAACCATCTCGGCTGCGTGCCCGCCTCGGGCAGCTGGCTGGCTGCTTGGAGGCAGGGCTGGTGGCACTAGGACAGATCCCATCATGACTATTTCAAGGGCAGATGGGGCCCTGCGGCAGCAAGCCACTGCCAAGGTCTCACTGGGAGCTCTGCATCTCTCACAGCCCCAGGTCTCTGTGACGATCTCCGCCACGCTATGGGCTATAAGTGACTGAAAGGACCTTCGAGGAGTCGTGTGACGGAACCGAGCCCTAATAAAGCAAGGAACCCCCTGGGCCTCTTGATTGTTCAGCCGGGCGATTGATATCGCACAACTTTAGCAGACAGCAGGACCTTGCCCTGGTGGTAATCCTCAGCGAGGGGGCGAGCTCCCAGTCACGCCCCTGCGGACTCTGCTGGTGGCTGCGAGGGGCCGGTTCTGTCAGCGGAGATACTGTCCCTGAGAGGGACTGGCTTGTGGCGCCCAGACCGGCGGCAGAACGGCGTGACTGTCTCCCCCAGGGTTTGTTTTCTGCACCCCAGCCTGGCCTCTGTTTGCGGCTGGAGCTATGAGAGGGCAGCGCGAGCGACGCCAGAGCAGGGCTCGGAGACGCCCTGGCACATTGCTGCTGGCACCTCGGCCAGCTTGTCTGGATCCAGAGCAGAGCAGGAGACGCTCGCCTGcacagcctggctctggcttGGCGCTCAGTCTCCGCCAGCTGCTCAAAGGGAGAAGCACTGGGTGCATGAAAATCCCACCGCTTCGCTGCACCGCAGGCCCCAGGGGGAGTCGGTGTCTGAATCCTACGTGTCCTAGCTgaggggttggggaagggagcaggTGTGGCCAGCGCCTCTGTATTCAAACCCGGAGCTTCCCTTGTCAGGGGTGCGTAAGCTTCCCTGTTGCAGTCTGCCAGCATCCTGTGTACAGGCAGACACCGCTCCCCGTCTGCCAGAGCGGGGTAATTGCCTGTAATGTGACAGGCCAGCTTCTCCTCAACCCATCTGTGTATCGCCCAACCTTAGCACTAACGCAGTGCTACTGACCTGCCCCCGGGCGGGCGAAGCGGCAGATTACCACGTCAGAGGTTAGTTCTCGGGCAACACTACAACCTTGTGCTGCGGCTGAGTCAGTGCATGGGTGGAAGCCGTCCCAGGGACACCTACGCACCGGTGCAGCAGGAAATGATGTGGGTGAGTCAGTCGGTCGCACTCTCCTCTTCGCGTTACTGCTGACGCCGACACCCCACTTTGGTGCTAGGGGCACTGTGGTGCTGGAGGTGCACTGTTGAGCTGGAGGGCTGAGGGCCTGGTCATTCAAAGGCACTTTCAGACTTTTCACAGGAGTAGGGGTGATAACCCGAGCCCTGGCCAAGTCCATTGGGCCTCTCTCAATCCCTCTGGAAGTTTCAATCAGGCACAGTCTTGTTTTCAGTTCCTGCACTTGCCTGGTTAGTGTCCCTGTGGCCCACCTCCACGGTGGGGACTTTGAGCTGGGCTCTCTCTGTTTCTGAGACAGATGTTCTAaatgtccatctgtctgtctgaacTCAAGTCCTTTTCCACCTTACAAAGCCCAAGTGCACACAACAGGGAGGCTGGGAATGGCTGAAACATTATGAATGTGGGATTAACATTCTTGGATGGTTGGAAAAAAACCTGGGTGGGTTTTTCATTGAGCCCAAGAGCTAGGAAAGCCTTAGAAGATCAATAATCCATTTCCCTGGGGCCACAGAAAAGCAACCCCGACAGTGCCTCCCCTGGGGCTTTGTCCTGCCAGTGAGAGGACGTAAGCAATGACAATTGCGCTCCTTCGGTCAGGTGAGGAAGGTTGCTTGGTTGCTTCTCTGAACCTGCCAGACTGTGGCAGTTGTCCCATCAGTAGCTACAGTGCAGGGCAAGTTTCCCATGTCCCTCGTCTGGCGTTGCATGCTTCAGCTGACTGTCGGGGGCTCCTGTCTTCTCCTGGCCTCTTGGTGGTGTGGTCCCGTCCGGATGGGAATGAGTCTCTTGCCTGGTGCGTGTTAGTCTGGCTATTATCGGTGCCCTGCCTGGCAGTCACCagctgcctgggctctgagaaCCGGGCGCCTGGGCTGTGTTTGCAAACGCCTCGTGTGGGTCCCAGCTCCTGTCCTCACCTGTGCGTTTCTTTGCTTACAGAAGCTTGATGCCCAGGACGCTCAGCAGCCAAATCACAATGGAAAAGACACCCAGTTACTTTGTCACCAAGGAGGCCCCACGGCGGATCTTCAACATGTCCAGAGACACCAAGCTGATCGTGGTGGTGCGGAACCCGGTCACCAGGGCCATCTCGGACTACACGCAGACGCTCTCCAAGAAGCCCGACATCCCCACCTTCGAAGGGCtgtccttccagaaccgcagccTGGGGCTGGTGGACACCTCGTGGAACGCCATCCGCATCGGGATGTACGTGGTGCACCTGCAGAACTGGCTCCAGtacttccccctctcccagaTCCACTTTGTCAGTGGGGAAAAGCTGATTACAGACCCGGCCGGGGAGATGGGCAAAGTGCAGGACTTCCTGGGCATCAAGCGTGTGATCACGGACAAGCACTTCTACTTCAACAAGACAAAAGGGTTTCCTTGCCTGAAAAAAACAGAGAGCAGCACTTTACCACGCTGCCTGGGCAAGTCCAAAGGGAGAACTCATGTGCAGATAGACCCTGAGGTGATAGAGCAGCTCCGGGACTTTTATAGACCATATAATATTAAATTCTATGAAACCGTTGGGCAGGACTTCAGGTGGGAATAAATGTCCAGGCCCAGAGCAGTGGTGAGGCGAGCATGCCGCAGTCTTCCATGAGGATTCAAACTGGAGGCCAACGTGCAAGCCACCCCCTCCGTCGGCCATCTTGTCCTTCCTCGCGGGTGCTGGCGAGAGCGGCTTTCCAGACCCTGTGGGAGACCAGGCTTTTCCAGGCCAAAGGCCAAGGAGGATGTGGAGTTATGTCCGCAGCCCAACATGTGCCAGGCAGAGACAGCTGGACACAGCCAAGCCCTCATCAGATTCTGTCAGCAGCTGTGGGGGCTTGTTTTGCATTTGGTTTTTATACTGTGATGGGGCACACCCTGAGCAGCCAGAAAAGGGCCTGATGGGCCGTGTGGAGGCCACGGGCCATCTGATTTTTAATAATGGCTGGTCGATACACACTGCTGCCCTTGCGCAAACTGGCTCAAGCGTCTACCTGGCATGTACCTTGTGCATGTTCCGAAAATAACCACCAGTTGGAGCATTCCCTGGCTAAAGCTTCCCGGGCTCTGGGTGGGTCAGTCTCTCTCGTCTCCTAGTCCAGTTTACCAGGACTAGGATGAATGCCCCACGCCCgcaggggctggggcctgcaTGGGGCTCTATGACCCATGGGAAGCCATGCGTCTGAGGCTGGGGTGGGCCTCTCCATTTTGCCTTTTGTCACCTGAGCGAAGTATGTACCCATGAAGATGGTGATGTGTAtgcttgaaaaaaaatgtttccaaccACATTGTGATGATACTTTGTCCTGTGAATAAAGCACAGATTTCTGCTGGTACGGGTACTCTAGTGCCACTAGTTTTCTTGTTCAGCATGTGACTTCCTGTGAAATAAAGATGAATAGAACTGGTCCTTATTAAGGTACTTTTCTTAGGCATGGTCTTTCCACAGCTGGGTTCGCCCTGCACCCAGCACGGGGTCTGTGCTCAAACACGCCCTCATACACGATGCAAAACCGCCAAAGCATCAGGCGCTGGCCAGATTCTGCAGTGACGGGTGCCAGAGAAGAAACGAGGGAGAGAAAACCAGTCCATATGGACCAGTGCTCTCAGAGCACGTAGGAGGGGACAGATACCAACTGTTCGACCCAGGATGGATTGAGATGTGACACCCATGGGATGGGCGCCAGGGGGAGCAGTCCCCAGGTATCCCGGGGTGGCGGGGATTACAGGCTATAAAGGTGACAGGTTGCCATGGCCGGGGGAAAT
Proteins encoded:
- the HS3ST2 gene encoding heparan sulfate glucosamine 3-O-sulfotransferase 2, with amino-acid sequence MACRALSGRAGPPSPRLTRRFLFIFTLSLSGTYLCYSLLRCAGGPLPGPERRCLPARSAGAKKLLQKSRSCGREPGEPGGAASPWGRTRSGEPAWGGPRGAGQEAPPAGNGSGPAKLGSKRLPQALIVGVKKGGTRAVLEFIRVHPEVRAVGTEPHFFDRHYERGLEWYRSLMPRTLSSQITMEKTPSYFVTKEAPRRIFNMSRDTKLIVVVRNPVTRAISDYTQTLSKKPDIPTFEGLSFQNRSLGLVDTSWNAIRIGMYVVHLQNWLQYFPLSQIHFVSGEKLITDPAGEMGKVQDFLGIKRVITDKHFYFNKTKGFPCLKKTESSTLPRCLGKSKGRTHVQIDPEVIEQLRDFYRPYNIKFYETVGQDFRWE